The stretch of DNA aaatcatttcaaataatataaatcatttaaaacttaTCAATCATATATAAAACTAATAGAAATTATAATTACAATAGAATTTTTAAAACTGTAAAAAAAACTATCGGATCGGATCGGCCGCCCGCCTTACCTTGACCTGCGCCCCAAACAAGTCAGCCCGTTTCGGGCCGCATAAATCACAGCCCaaccaaaattttttttgtcGGGGTGGGTTGGTCCAATGGATCAAACCCGAATTGACGGCTCGTCCAGATTAGGGGTGGTACGGTACGATATATTgtaccgataccgaaaattttgtcgttataccgaaaaaattgtcggtataccgaaatgttttcggtataccgacaattTTTTCGAtataccgaacttaaatttaaaaaaaataataaaaaaaattattttcggtatataccgaaataccgaaaaaaataTTCCGcaccgataccgataccgaaaatttcgataCGCTATCGGTATACCGACTTTTTCGATAcgatttttcggtatttcggtatttttttccACCCCTAGTCCAGATTATATAGTCCTACTTTTTcacacaaataaaaaaatattaagatCTTGTACAGTTAACACTATCAAGATCCCTCGaaaatttctaaaaatatttattcatctTTTCTAAACATATTATCATCCTAACACAAGTGATTTTAAAAGCACTACAACACCTTATCCAACACACATATAAActtataaaaacattttaagaAAAACACTTTTAATGCTTTAACTTCTTGATCCAAAAGAACAATGTTCTCTAAAAGTTAATTATCCAACTTAAAtcctaataataattttaatcagTTGATCAACTAATTATATACAAAACATGGTAGGAGATATATATATGGAAAATCATTTTCATGGAAGATGATAACAGTTTgaataagaaaataataataatttaatatgttaattagTATAATTAGTGTTGCGTCTTAAAAGTTAgtcaattttttaattataagtGGTCATGAATGAATTGTAAGTGGGAGAAgatgattaaaaatatgtttattacCCAAACTAAATCACCGTCCGTCGACCTAatttgttgttattattataagTTTATTCTATTCTTTCATAGTAATAATATACTAAAATGCTTAATTAAGTTGAATTCTTTAAGTATAAGGGATTAAATTTTAGACTACCATAGCAAATTGCAATAGCTATATCTTTCTTTAATTATTGAAAAAATCAtgtcttttttattttattttattaattttaaaaaaagtcaaATAAAACTCTATTGGTTTGTAATTATTTATGCATCGATGGGTAATGAAGGCTAGACTTGCAAATCGAAAACAACCCCAGTCGAAGAAGATTGATTGCATACGCTTCTTTCATATCCAACGTATTTTGTGTTTGCAAATTCATTCAAGTAATcatcaattttaatattatgGCGTAtgtcataaatcataatcaccgatttttagttttatttatttattggaaAAAGGCCATATAATATAATACAAACAAATaggaaataaaaattaaattttcattttcctAGGAGGTGTCGAAACAACTCGTTGGTCTTAAAGAGTTTGAATTTGTTTTGTTCTCCAGATAATATCTGAGAAGCTTCAAATTATTTGCCCATGTGTTGTAAGAGACATATTATataacatattttattttagtacATACAATTCAAGTTGCACTGAGTgtgacatttttccttttaaaaaatatatataataaaaaaatcaaagaatGTAATTAGATCAAGTGTACATTTATATTATGGATTctcatataatataaaatataaaatataaaatataagtcgTGAACCActaaaatttttcattttatttactAGGAGGAATCTtcagagttttttttttttcctgtaTTAATTGCGTCACAGTTGGCTTGTGTTGTTGTTTAACGCAATCTGAtgtgggaaaaaaaaaagaaaaaaaggaaatTAATTAATATCATTATTGGTAaaagtaaaatataatttctatACATAAATAAACAAACCTTACCAGCCGTCCGATTAAGTTGAGGTAGCGAGCCATCCATCCTTTGCTGgctataattattaaataagttgAATAACTCCATAATATCGTTCATGGTTTTGACGGAAATTTACAGCTCAGAACACACAGTGCCGGCGGTGCTCCAAACACTAAACATTTTGTATCATTTTTTTTCATCCCATTTTCTTGCAAAAATCTAATAGAGTTCCACTCGGGAATGCATAGAGATGAGAAGATTTTCGCTTTCTAACCACCAATATTCCTGCATAAAAACCAAAAAATCTCTATGTAGTGGCCGGAACAGTCACCGGAAAAACGTCGAAGACGGGTGAAATCGCCACCGCCGTTGTCGTCTTCTATCATTCTCGGAGAACGTATAAGAAAACACTTCAATGACCATGGGATCTGAAGCAAAATGCGGCGTGCTGCGTGGGAAGTACGAACTGGGCCGTTTCTTAGGCCACGGCACTTTTGCGAAGGTTTACCATGCCAGGAATCTGGCCACAGGTGATAGCGTCGCCATGAAAGTGGTGGGAAAGGAAAAGGTAATCCGTGTCGGAATGATGGAACAAGTGAAGCGCGAGATATCAGTCATGAAGATGATGAAGCATCCCAACATCGTGGAACTCTACGAGGTCATGGCTAGCAAGACCAATATTTACTTCGCTATGGAATTGGTTCACGGCGGCGAGTTGTATGCAAAGGTCGCCAAGGGCCGCCTGCTTGAGGACCCTGCTCGGCATTACTTCCAGCAACTGATCTCTGCCGTAGACTTTTGCCACAGCCGGGGTGTTTATCACCGTGACTTGAAGCTGGAGAATCTACTCCTTGGTGAAGATGGGAATCTGAAAGTAACTGATTTCGGGCTCAGTGCACTTTCCGACCATCTCCGTCAAGATGGTTTGCTGCATACAACGTGCGGCACGCCGGCCTACGTTGCGCCGGATGTCATCGGGAAAAAAGGATATGACGGAGCGAAGGCTGATATTTGGTCATGTGGGGTGATTCTTTATGTACTTTTGGCTGGTTACTTGCCCTTCCAAGAGGATAACATTGTTGCTATGTATAGAAAAACCTACAGGGGAGATTTCAAGTGCCCGCCATGGTTTTCACCCGAATCCCGCAAGTTAATCACCAAGATGCTGGATCCGAATCCCAGTACGAGGATAAGCATAGCCAAGATCTTGAATTCATCTTGGTTCAAGAAAAAATCAACAGTGAGACAATCAAAGAGTGAACTAGAGCAGGAATTTGCATTGGGAGATGAAGTGAATGGAAAGGGGAATGAACCAGAGACTTTGAATGCTTTCCACATAATTTCCCTGTCCGAGGGATTCGATTTGTCCCCTCTGTTTGAAAACACGAAGAAAGTTGATAAAGAAGAACTACGATTTGCCACTGTGACTCCTGCAAGTAGTGTAATCTCCAAGATTGAAGAAGTAGCAAAAACACGGAATTTCAGTGTGAAGAAGAGTGATTCTTGTGTCAGGTTGCAGGGGCAAGAAAGTGGAAGGAAAGGGAAACTAGGAATCGCTGTTGATATTTTTGCCGTTGCGGCATCTTTTCTGGTGGTGGAGGTGAAGAAATATAGCGGTGATACTCTTGAATATAACCAATTCTGCAGCAAAGAACTGAGACCTGCgcttaaaaatattgtttggaCAACAACTGGGAATTCGATGCCTGAATGCTGATAAAAATAGTTCTATAgattcatgaaaaaaaattaaatcctaATTGCTAGCTTGGCATTTTCCAAGTTTGTTGTGTTGAAATGGAATCCTAATTTACTAGTCTTGGATATAATTTAGTTCTACAAAATCTTTATTACGCTTGCATTTTTAATGTTTGGGATTAAAATTTGTTACGTTAACTTTGTAAATTTTCTGCCGAGTGGTTAGTTTTAGATTGATTCACGTGGGATCTTTTTGACGGATCTTTCATCGTATGATGGTATTATCATGACTATTGCAACTGAAGATGGTGACTTGGTTTTAACAATTTTTTGGAATATGCGAATGTTGCATTGTCCAAGTCTGTGTCTAGTACTGCTGTTCGCTTTATTTGAATGTTTTATGGCGTCAAAACTGAAACAAATCACATATTGAGGAAAAATATTGTTACTCATAAAAACATATGATATcactaataaaaaatattattttatcttaaaaatattatttctcattgtatatataaatatcatcGACTAATCTCACACAAAACCTATTCGAATAAAATAATAGTGGTGTTGCATGCTAGATATGAGCGCAATGACAAATATGAAATATGTTGGTATTGtttgaataataatattattaaattaagcCGATAAATTAGGGAGCAAATAAGATACGCCATAGGATCTAAATTTGGATTCATCGAATAATAGATACACTAATCTATAAATTGCAGGATATTAAGGGGAAAAAAGGAAATgttaaaaatatcaaaactttaaatgcttataaaaatctataaattgCAGGATAAATCCGATGCTTGACttaagttttataaaaattcagagtgatgcaatattattttatccaaatatgttgatttataatttataattatttatcattCATTATCTCATCCACGAGCCAATGatatccaaataaaattatggcaaaaacttgtgtaagacggtctcacgggtcgtattttgtgagaaaaatctcttatttgggtcatccatgaaaaaatattactttttatgctaaaagtattattttttattgtgaatatcggtaagattgacctgtttcacaaataaaaattcgtgagaccgtctcacaagatacctactctaaAATTATTATACAATCTAGGAGCAGAGATTGTCTCCATTGTAATATGAAAATGTGGTAGGATGTAAATATAAAGTTAATTAACAAATTAACATGAACCGGTCTTGGAAACGATGACTGCCCGAGTTACAACGACAGATAAAGATCCGCTTTTAGCCCCATTTTCGATTGAAGAATTTTAAGGCATCAGTTTTTCGATGATGTCTTTTAGATTTAATTAATAACTATTTTTCGTGATTTATTGAAGTTGTCTAtaaaagtattattattatatatatatatatatatattcacgacttgtaaattttttgaatttattacgAAACAAATATAAACACTAATAAGATAAACAAGTTTCCGTAACAacattacataaaaaaattatcaaatgtatcatATCCAAATAACAAGACtacaaaaaaaatactaaaaatatttaaatttcaaatttcaatattaataaaaaCCATGACTTTGTGATTgttcaatatatataataaatagtTTAAATATATATCTAATAAATAGTttcaatatatacatatatagcaAATGATatacattattttttataaaaaaataattaagtttatgtattttttaaaatgaatttataTGTTATCAAAGCGAAAAATGATACTTAATAGTAAATATGACAATATCTTTCCATTTCCTCAtacaaataattattgataGTTTCTAATATCTAGTCATTCCTCCACTATTCCTCAAAATGAATATATATAACCAATAATATATTACATATTAccgaaaattcaaaatttattatctcaacaaaaaaataaatttgaaaaagttgAATGTAAATCATATAATCACTTCAAAAAAGCTAATCCATTACCCGATATTATTCGGATACTCGTTCTTCTCTCGGATATTACTTTACGCTACTCTATATGTAGAGTACCTAGAGAAAAACTATCCGAACCCGACAAACCTGACCCACTTGGCCACACCCACTCCTATTTAGATGTAGAacaattataaattatattaaatcatATTAAATTTTCAATATCATTTTAATCTACATAGTTGATTTTTTATATGTTCCTTTTGCCCTCATTAGATCTATCAATACAGACCGATCCCGCCCCATCTTGGCCGCCATCAAACGGGGTGGGATGGGTCATCTGCCATCCTGACGGGTTGGGACATCTTGACGGGTTGGGATAAATAtatgaaaacaaattttttttctaatatgAGTTATTTGAAACGCATTTGAAAAAAGGTATAAACTTGGACTTCTATATAAGTACTTATTTTAGCTTAATTAAGTTGTTACATTATTTAGtttgagtagatctcttgtgagacggtctcatggatatttatctgtgagacgggtcaactctaccgatattcacaataaaaattaatactcttagcataaaaaataatatcttttcatgaatgacccaaataagagatccgtatcacaaatacaacctgtgagaccgtctcacacaagtttttgtcatttagTTTTGGTGATAACAAACAATAATTTATTGCATTAAAACAAGCTGCCATTATTCGTGTATTCATGTACTCGACTGTTCTGCCAAAGTCAAAGAGCAACACAATACCGGTGTTCAAAATATGGGTAAACAGTTACAAGCTATTTAGTTTATCTACCGGTAAACTACTCAAATTAGTTACACTAGACTAATTTGTCACTCGATTGGACTGCTCAGAGATATAATAAAGTAACACTCGACCGGACAGAGTTAAGGATTTGTGAAAGTCAACAGATCAGTcgacaacttaaaataaaaatattgcaCATATCCTACCAACTTTCATCTGATATAATGTATTTCATCAGTCATTCATCTCACAGCCTTTTTACAAAGAGGACTTTTAAAAGCACAAAGCAGGAAAGACATTAAAGAACATTTAATGAAAAATGCAGCACGTAATATTGATG from Primulina tabacum isolate GXHZ01 chromosome 3, ASM2559414v2, whole genome shotgun sequence encodes:
- the LOC142540056 gene encoding CBL-interacting serine/threonine-protein kinase 6-like gives rise to the protein MTMGSEAKCGVLRGKYELGRFLGHGTFAKVYHARNLATGDSVAMKVVGKEKVIRVGMMEQVKREISVMKMMKHPNIVELYEVMASKTNIYFAMELVHGGELYAKVAKGRLLEDPARHYFQQLISAVDFCHSRGVYHRDLKLENLLLGEDGNLKVTDFGLSALSDHLRQDGLLHTTCGTPAYVAPDVIGKKGYDGAKADIWSCGVILYVLLAGYLPFQEDNIVAMYRKTYRGDFKCPPWFSPESRKLITKMLDPNPSTRISIAKILNSSWFKKKSTVRQSKSELEQEFALGDEVNGKGNEPETLNAFHIISLSEGFDLSPLFENTKKVDKEELRFATVTPASSVISKIEEVAKTRNFSVKKSDSCVRLQGQESGRKGKLGIAVDIFAVAASFLVVEVKKYSGDTLEYNQFCSKELRPALKNIVWTTTGNSMPEC